From one Drosophila gunungcola strain Sukarami chromosome 2R unlocalized genomic scaffold, Dgunungcola_SK_2 000006F, whole genome shotgun sequence genomic stretch:
- the LOC128254932 gene encoding uncharacterized protein LOC128254932 isoform X1, translating into MITLLIPLAATVLPILAILFVAGTFLYKLYVNIRSRYDARVNCWFCNGNARVPYANRNSWTCPKCEQYNGFTKDGDYNRDMTSQRDCSIGSQKNSSQGSSSICANSYYADVLAANPPAPKNGLCDPCNEAQRLKVEKLSQFEPKNESRFDQELKVYRERLEKQFRLCSSCERHLNKVLHEKKKMVLSSKFLNYIIKGASLLKQPHFNRLASAQKQQKLHRYRVLMTILTVVNILCLLCSLPHGTLNQFRTFLGDFLGKALFYVYSHVLALIRVTTAGVGTFLERRESTAKLLLYGRTFGKLLLYSVGLSQQQVQQATFASCFVVVYPYAMLAVSFLHKINDGLKFTRFTIVLLLWSAYATGIELLAPHMNGISFISFLQLLGSVLTLALLATNKSNLLSQVSQNESACESFHRLCADECDEETLSMLSQQLSGCSNNSNGNLSLPSASVCHSPAPTISQRTIQPPASLLSLDSLRLSKQQQAWSSNYGGASTVVTPPPQPAMMFQQKPMRQLESQWYRPAPNSLAQNQAFTRSTNNLLMPSRLPAMSRNVGGADVGAWVAANQSINQDLSTASLMRHYEEKQQHQLSRTSSQSSGFESQTRQETQWGTAAQPSRDYGWSETQGSQRNLAVFPPLASPTPTLMASEYQYPRATMPQQQATVQPGDLLKRWMEISSKASQPIH; encoded by the exons ATGATAACCCTACTAATACCGCTGGCGGCCACGGTACTGCCGATTTTGGCCATTCTCTTTGTGGCGGGTACGTTCCTCTACAAGTTATATGTAAATATACG TTCCCGCTACGACGCCAGGGTCAACTGCTGGTTCTGCAATGGAAACGCACGAGTTCCCTACGCAAATCGAAACAGTTGGACCTGTCCAAAATGCGAGCAGTACAACGGGTTCACCAAAGATGGGGACTACAACCGGGATATGACGTCGCAGCGGGACTGCAGCATCGGATCCCAGAAGAACAGTTCCCAGGGCAGCTCCAGCATCTGCGCAAACTCGTACTACGCCGACGTCCTGGCTGCGAATCCTCCAGCACCGAAAAATGGCCTATGCGATCCGTGCAACGAGGCGCAGCGCCTAAAGGTCGAGAAACTGTCGCAATTCGAGCCCAAGAATGAGTCGCGATTCGATCAGGAACTGAAGGTTTACAG AGAACGACTGGAGAAGCAGTTCCGTTTGTGCAGCAGCTGCGAACGCCATTTGAACAAGGTCCTGCACGAAAAGAAAAAGATGGTTTTGAGTTCCAAGTTCCTCAACTATATCATCAAGGGAGCATCGCTGCTCAAGCAGCCGCACTTTAACCGCTTAGCCAGTGCCCAAAAGCAGCAAAAACTTCATAGATACCGTGTGCTGATGACCATTTTAACCGTGGTCAACATTCTGTGCCTCCTCTGCAGCTTGCCACATGGAACACTCAATCAATTTAGGACGTTCCTTGGCGATTTCTTGGGAAAAGCCTTGTTTTATGTCTATTCTCATGTGCTGGCCTTGATCCGAGTGACGACTGCGGGCGTTGGGACTTTCCTGGAACGGCGAGAATCAACTGCCAAACTATTATTATATGGCCGCACCTTTGGTAAACTCTTGCTTtactctgtgggcttaagtcAGCAGCAGGTGCAGCAGGCAACTTTTGCATCTTGTTTCGTCGTGGTCTACCCATATGCCATGTTGGCCGTGAGTTTTCTACACAAGATCAACGACGGGCTGAAATTCACGAGGTTCACCATTGTCCTGCTGTTATGGAGTGCGTATGCAACGGGAATCGAACTCTTGGCTCCCCATATGAATGGAATCTCTTTTATA TCTTTTTTACAGCTGCTGGGTAGTGTGCTCACCCTAGCTTTGTTGGCTACCAATAAATCCAATCTGCTAAGTCAAGTGTCTCAGAACGAATCCGCTTGCGAGAGTTTCCATCGTCTCTGTGCGGACGAATGCGATGAGGAAACGCTCAGCATGCTCAGCCAGCAGCTAAGTGGATGCAGCAATAACAGTAATGGCAATCTTTCCCTGCCCTCCGCCTCTGTTTGCCACTCGCCGGCCCCAACGATCTCGCAGCGAACCATCCAACCGCCAGCTTCCCTGCTTTCCCTGGATTCGTTGCGTCTGTCAAAGCAACAGCAGGCTTGGTCCTCGAACTATGGAGGAGCGTCTACGGTGGTCACACCGCCCCCCCAACCAGCGATGATGTTTCAGCAAAAACCAATGAGGCAATTGGAGTCCCAATGGTATCGTCCTGCACCCAATAGCCTGGCCCAAAACCAGGCTTTCACAAGGTCCACAAACAATCTGTTGATGCCATCACGTTTGCCAGCGATGAGCAGGAATGTCGGTGGGGCCGATGTAGGAGCTTGGGTGGCGGCCAATCAAAGTATCAACCAGGACCTAAGCACCGCCAGTCTGATGAGACACTACGAGGAGAAACAGCAGCATCAACTCTCCCGCACCTCGTCGCAGTCTTCCGGATTCGAGTCGCAGACCCGACAAGAAACCCAATGGGGAACAGCTGCTCAGCCATCGAGGGACTACGGCTGGTCCGAGACCCAAGGAAGTCAGCGTAACCTGGCGGTCTTCCCGCCCCTAGCATCGCCCACGCCCACATTAATGGCTAGTGAATATCAATACCCGAGGGCAACTATGCCGCAGCAACAGGCCACAGTTCAACCGGGAGATTTACTGAAACGGTGGATGGAGATCAGTTCGAAAGCCTCACAGCCAATTCACTAA
- the LOC128254932 gene encoding uncharacterized protein LOC128254932 isoform X2, producing the protein MITLLIPLAATVLPILAILFVAGTFLYKLYVNIRSRYDARVNCWFCNGNARVPYANRNSWTCPKCEQYNGFTKDGDYNRDMTSQRDCSIGSQKNSSQGSSSICANSYYADVLAANPPAPKNGLCDPCNEAQRLKVEKLSQFEPKNESRFDQELKVYRERLEKQFRLCSSCERHLNKVLHEKKKMVLSSKFLNYIIKGASLLKQPHFNRLASAQKQQKLHRYRVLMTILTVVNILCLLCSLPHGTLNQFRTFLGDFLGKALFYVYSHVLALIRVTTAGVGTFLERRESTAKLLLYGRTFGKLLLYSVGLSQQQVQQATFASCFVVVYPYAMLAVSFLHKINDGLKFTRFTIVLLLWSAYATGIELLAPHMNGISFILLGSVLTLALLATNKSNLLSQVSQNESACESFHRLCADECDEETLSMLSQQLSGCSNNSNGNLSLPSASVCHSPAPTISQRTIQPPASLLSLDSLRLSKQQQAWSSNYGGASTVVTPPPQPAMMFQQKPMRQLESQWYRPAPNSLAQNQAFTRSTNNLLMPSRLPAMSRNVGGADVGAWVAANQSINQDLSTASLMRHYEEKQQHQLSRTSSQSSGFESQTRQETQWGTAAQPSRDYGWSETQGSQRNLAVFPPLASPTPTLMASEYQYPRATMPQQQATVQPGDLLKRWMEISSKASQPIH; encoded by the exons ATGATAACCCTACTAATACCGCTGGCGGCCACGGTACTGCCGATTTTGGCCATTCTCTTTGTGGCGGGTACGTTCCTCTACAAGTTATATGTAAATATACG TTCCCGCTACGACGCCAGGGTCAACTGCTGGTTCTGCAATGGAAACGCACGAGTTCCCTACGCAAATCGAAACAGTTGGACCTGTCCAAAATGCGAGCAGTACAACGGGTTCACCAAAGATGGGGACTACAACCGGGATATGACGTCGCAGCGGGACTGCAGCATCGGATCCCAGAAGAACAGTTCCCAGGGCAGCTCCAGCATCTGCGCAAACTCGTACTACGCCGACGTCCTGGCTGCGAATCCTCCAGCACCGAAAAATGGCCTATGCGATCCGTGCAACGAGGCGCAGCGCCTAAAGGTCGAGAAACTGTCGCAATTCGAGCCCAAGAATGAGTCGCGATTCGATCAGGAACTGAAGGTTTACAG AGAACGACTGGAGAAGCAGTTCCGTTTGTGCAGCAGCTGCGAACGCCATTTGAACAAGGTCCTGCACGAAAAGAAAAAGATGGTTTTGAGTTCCAAGTTCCTCAACTATATCATCAAGGGAGCATCGCTGCTCAAGCAGCCGCACTTTAACCGCTTAGCCAGTGCCCAAAAGCAGCAAAAACTTCATAGATACCGTGTGCTGATGACCATTTTAACCGTGGTCAACATTCTGTGCCTCCTCTGCAGCTTGCCACATGGAACACTCAATCAATTTAGGACGTTCCTTGGCGATTTCTTGGGAAAAGCCTTGTTTTATGTCTATTCTCATGTGCTGGCCTTGATCCGAGTGACGACTGCGGGCGTTGGGACTTTCCTGGAACGGCGAGAATCAACTGCCAAACTATTATTATATGGCCGCACCTTTGGTAAACTCTTGCTTtactctgtgggcttaagtcAGCAGCAGGTGCAGCAGGCAACTTTTGCATCTTGTTTCGTCGTGGTCTACCCATATGCCATGTTGGCCGTGAGTTTTCTACACAAGATCAACGACGGGCTGAAATTCACGAGGTTCACCATTGTCCTGCTGTTATGGAGTGCGTATGCAACGGGAATCGAACTCTTGGCTCCCCATATGAATGGAATCTCTTTTATA CTGCTGGGTAGTGTGCTCACCCTAGCTTTGTTGGCTACCAATAAATCCAATCTGCTAAGTCAAGTGTCTCAGAACGAATCCGCTTGCGAGAGTTTCCATCGTCTCTGTGCGGACGAATGCGATGAGGAAACGCTCAGCATGCTCAGCCAGCAGCTAAGTGGATGCAGCAATAACAGTAATGGCAATCTTTCCCTGCCCTCCGCCTCTGTTTGCCACTCGCCGGCCCCAACGATCTCGCAGCGAACCATCCAACCGCCAGCTTCCCTGCTTTCCCTGGATTCGTTGCGTCTGTCAAAGCAACAGCAGGCTTGGTCCTCGAACTATGGAGGAGCGTCTACGGTGGTCACACCGCCCCCCCAACCAGCGATGATGTTTCAGCAAAAACCAATGAGGCAATTGGAGTCCCAATGGTATCGTCCTGCACCCAATAGCCTGGCCCAAAACCAGGCTTTCACAAGGTCCACAAACAATCTGTTGATGCCATCACGTTTGCCAGCGATGAGCAGGAATGTCGGTGGGGCCGATGTAGGAGCTTGGGTGGCGGCCAATCAAAGTATCAACCAGGACCTAAGCACCGCCAGTCTGATGAGACACTACGAGGAGAAACAGCAGCATCAACTCTCCCGCACCTCGTCGCAGTCTTCCGGATTCGAGTCGCAGACCCGACAAGAAACCCAATGGGGAACAGCTGCTCAGCCATCGAGGGACTACGGCTGGTCCGAGACCCAAGGAAGTCAGCGTAACCTGGCGGTCTTCCCGCCCCTAGCATCGCCCACGCCCACATTAATGGCTAGTGAATATCAATACCCGAGGGCAACTATGCCGCAGCAACAGGCCACAGTTCAACCGGGAGATTTACTGAAACGGTGGATGGAGATCAGTTCGAAAGCCTCACAGCCAATTCACTAA
- the LOC128254932 gene encoding uncharacterized protein LOC128254932 isoform X3: MVLSSKFLNYIIKGASLLKQPHFNRLASAQKQQKLHRYRVLMTILTVVNILCLLCSLPHGTLNQFRTFLGDFLGKALFYVYSHVLALIRVTTAGVGTFLERRESTAKLLLYGRTFGKLLLYSVGLSQQQVQQATFASCFVVVYPYAMLAVSFLHKINDGLKFTRFTIVLLLWSAYATGIELLAPHMNGISFISFLQLLGSVLTLALLATNKSNLLSQVSQNESACESFHRLCADECDEETLSMLSQQLSGCSNNSNGNLSLPSASVCHSPAPTISQRTIQPPASLLSLDSLRLSKQQQAWSSNYGGASTVVTPPPQPAMMFQQKPMRQLESQWYRPAPNSLAQNQAFTRSTNNLLMPSRLPAMSRNVGGADVGAWVAANQSINQDLSTASLMRHYEEKQQHQLSRTSSQSSGFESQTRQETQWGTAAQPSRDYGWSETQGSQRNLAVFPPLASPTPTLMASEYQYPRATMPQQQATVQPGDLLKRWMEISSKASQPIH, from the exons ATGGTTTTGAGTTCCAAGTTCCTCAACTATATCATCAAGGGAGCATCGCTGCTCAAGCAGCCGCACTTTAACCGCTTAGCCAGTGCCCAAAAGCAGCAAAAACTTCATAGATACCGTGTGCTGATGACCATTTTAACCGTGGTCAACATTCTGTGCCTCCTCTGCAGCTTGCCACATGGAACACTCAATCAATTTAGGACGTTCCTTGGCGATTTCTTGGGAAAAGCCTTGTTTTATGTCTATTCTCATGTGCTGGCCTTGATCCGAGTGACGACTGCGGGCGTTGGGACTTTCCTGGAACGGCGAGAATCAACTGCCAAACTATTATTATATGGCCGCACCTTTGGTAAACTCTTGCTTtactctgtgggcttaagtcAGCAGCAGGTGCAGCAGGCAACTTTTGCATCTTGTTTCGTCGTGGTCTACCCATATGCCATGTTGGCCGTGAGTTTTCTACACAAGATCAACGACGGGCTGAAATTCACGAGGTTCACCATTGTCCTGCTGTTATGGAGTGCGTATGCAACGGGAATCGAACTCTTGGCTCCCCATATGAATGGAATCTCTTTTATA TCTTTTTTACAGCTGCTGGGTAGTGTGCTCACCCTAGCTTTGTTGGCTACCAATAAATCCAATCTGCTAAGTCAAGTGTCTCAGAACGAATCCGCTTGCGAGAGTTTCCATCGTCTCTGTGCGGACGAATGCGATGAGGAAACGCTCAGCATGCTCAGCCAGCAGCTAAGTGGATGCAGCAATAACAGTAATGGCAATCTTTCCCTGCCCTCCGCCTCTGTTTGCCACTCGCCGGCCCCAACGATCTCGCAGCGAACCATCCAACCGCCAGCTTCCCTGCTTTCCCTGGATTCGTTGCGTCTGTCAAAGCAACAGCAGGCTTGGTCCTCGAACTATGGAGGAGCGTCTACGGTGGTCACACCGCCCCCCCAACCAGCGATGATGTTTCAGCAAAAACCAATGAGGCAATTGGAGTCCCAATGGTATCGTCCTGCACCCAATAGCCTGGCCCAAAACCAGGCTTTCACAAGGTCCACAAACAATCTGTTGATGCCATCACGTTTGCCAGCGATGAGCAGGAATGTCGGTGGGGCCGATGTAGGAGCTTGGGTGGCGGCCAATCAAAGTATCAACCAGGACCTAAGCACCGCCAGTCTGATGAGACACTACGAGGAGAAACAGCAGCATCAACTCTCCCGCACCTCGTCGCAGTCTTCCGGATTCGAGTCGCAGACCCGACAAGAAACCCAATGGGGAACAGCTGCTCAGCCATCGAGGGACTACGGCTGGTCCGAGACCCAAGGAAGTCAGCGTAACCTGGCGGTCTTCCCGCCCCTAGCATCGCCCACGCCCACATTAATGGCTAGTGAATATCAATACCCGAGGGCAACTATGCCGCAGCAACAGGCCACAGTTCAACCGGGAGATTTACTGAAACGGTGGATGGAGATCAGTTCGAAAGCCTCACAGCCAATTCACTAA
- the LOC128255066 gene encoding meiotic recombination protein W68 codes for MGELVENLERIALELVANLAHGNATLRVPRNSSPNMTTAYRRVTYNSRGSRHSFCLLVYMLSRVHRLQVRGGSFTVRGLYYGDSMLIRSQSRIAEARLDVCRMLNTSPLSLGILAASKGLMSGDVRLLMTNGDVMDSSLYCGPMTLPTDPEKVDRIETQADFVLVVEKESVFESLLSRNVFSTIDGRFILITGKGYPDCCTRRMVHRLTEENQLPAYILVDADPFGIEIMLIYRHGSQTMSFSSQELDTPSLRWIGLHPSEIPALGTGAVALGTGDNKKINDLLARNDLEPGVRQELRMLQDVQLKAEIESVIDFLTDDYIPNKINRNLFL; via the exons atgGGTGAATTGGTGGAGAATTTAGAACGGATTGCCCTTGAGCTGGTGGCAAACTTGGCCCACGGCAATGCCACTTTAAGGGTTCCCCGGAATTCATCACCGAACATGACCACGGCATATCGACGAGTCACATATAATAGCCGCGGAAGCCGGCATAGTTTTTGCCTGCTGGTTTACATGCTGTCCCGGGTCCACCGATTGCAAGTTCGCGGAGGCAGCTTCACCGTCCGTGGACTTTACTACGGTGATTCAATGCTGATCCGGTCGCAGTCCAGGATTGCCGAAGCCAGGCTGGATGTCTGTCGAATGCTGAATACATCCCCCTTAAGTTTGGGCATCCTGGCCGCCTCCAAGGGCCTTATGTCAG GCGATGTACGGCTGCTAATGACGAATGGGGATGTAATGGACAGCAGTTTGTATTGTGGACCGATGACGCTGCCCACAGATCCCGAGAAGGTTGATCGCATCGAAACCCAGGCGGACTTTGTTTTGGTCGTTGAAAAAGAATCAGTGTTTGAGAGTCTGCTGTCGAGGAATGTGTTTAGCACTATTGACGGACGCTTCATCCTGATAACTGGCAAAGGATATCCCGATTGTTGCACTCGAAGGATGGTCCATCGGCTCACTGAGGAGAACCAGCTACCGGCTTACATTCTCGTGGACGCCGATCCCTTTGGCATCGAGATTATGCTTATCTATCGCCATGGCTCGCAGACCATGAGTTTTTCCAGTCAAGAACTTGACACACCTTCACTGCGTTGGATTGGACTACATCCCTCCGAGATTCCCGCCCTCGGCACTGGAGCGGTTGCCCTGGGCACCGGCGACAACAAGAAAATCAATGACCTCCTCGCCCGCAACGACTTGGAGCCGGGAGTGCGCCAGGAACTGCGCATGCTGCAGGACGTTCAGCTAAAGGCCGAAATCGAGAGTGTCATCGACTTCCTGACCGACGACTATATACCGAACAAAATCAAtcggaatttgtttttgtag